The proteins below come from a single Methanolobus chelungpuianus genomic window:
- a CDS encoding response regulator, giving the protein MSPSPRPRILIVDDEPMNVELLQAYLTAEYDIIPAYCGSEALRLVVEERPDLVLLDVMMPGLDGYKVCEQIKKSSETHFIPVVLVTALSSREDRLKGVECHADDFLTKPVDRLELRMRVTSLLRIKSLHDKVIYERDQAQNYLDIAGVMMLALDRDQRVTLVNRRAMDILGCEESDIMELSWFDTFVPQSSGHEARQHHLKAMDLESGAELYYEGPLITENGEERIVSWCSKPILDKDGNSLGVLSSGEDITLRKEAEKQLKQYAHNLKYSNDLKDLFIDIMAHDLMNPAGIAKGFAGMLLQAEDNSDKVRKLRIIDDNISRLINMIESTAHFARLEDTDNLEFRVLDLGPIIRDAADSFATLLAERNITMDIRINDHYPARVNPLAEGVFTNYISNAIKYGPANSSIVIEVGDIGTEWKVNVRDFGDGISTTDKELVFDRFKRLTQKRKSVKGTGLGLAIAKRVVDLHGGRVGVEDGPAGVGSIFWATFKKA; this is encoded by the coding sequence ATGTCCCCATCTCCCAGACCCCGGATACTTATAGTGGATGATGAGCCGATGAATGTAGAACTGCTCCAGGCTTATCTTACTGCGGAGTATGACATTATTCCCGCATACTGCGGTTCTGAGGCCCTGCGGCTGGTTGTGGAGGAAAGACCGGACCTTGTTCTGCTGGATGTGATGATGCCTGGGCTTGACGGGTACAAGGTATGTGAGCAGATCAAGAAGTCCTCTGAAACCCACTTCATCCCGGTAGTCCTGGTGACCGCGCTTTCTTCAAGAGAGGACCGCCTTAAAGGTGTTGAATGCCATGCAGACGATTTTCTCACCAAGCCGGTGGACAGGCTGGAACTGAGGATGAGGGTGACGTCCCTGCTGAGGATCAAGTCATTGCACGACAAAGTGATCTATGAAAGGGACCAGGCACAGAACTACCTGGATATTGCCGGGGTTATGATGCTCGCACTCGACCGGGATCAGCGGGTAACTCTTGTCAACAGGAGGGCTATGGACATACTCGGCTGCGAGGAGTCGGATATTATGGAGCTCAGCTGGTTTGATACCTTTGTACCGCAGTCCTCAGGACATGAGGCCAGGCAACACCATCTCAAAGCAATGGATCTTGAGAGCGGGGCAGAATTATATTATGAAGGCCCCCTGATAACTGAAAACGGGGAAGAAAGAATCGTTTCATGGTGTAGCAAGCCTATTCTGGACAAGGATGGTAACTCTCTGGGTGTTCTCAGTTCGGGAGAGGACATCACACTTAGGAAGGAAGCTGAAAAGCAATTGAAGCAGTATGCTCATAACCTTAAATACTCTAACGACCTGAAAGACCTCTTCATCGACATAATGGCGCATGACCTCATGAATCCTGCAGGGATTGCTAAAGGGTTTGCCGGCATGCTTTTACAGGCCGAGGACAATAGTGACAAGGTCCGCAAGCTCAGGATCATAGATGATAATATTTCACGGCTCATTAATATGATCGAGTCTACGGCCCACTTTGCAAGGCTCGAGGATACCGACAACCTTGAGTTCAGGGTCCTTGATCTTGGACCCATAATCAGGGATGCTGCAGACAGTTTCGCGACCCTGCTGGCTGAAAGGAACATAACGATGGATATAAGGATCAATGATCACTACCCGGCAAGGGTGAATCCCCTGGCGGAAGGGGTTTTCACCAATTACATCTCCAATGCCATCAAATACGGACCTGCCAATAGCAGCATTGTTATCGAAGTTGGGGATATAGGCACGGAGTGGAAAGTGAATGTCCGGGACTTCGGCGACGGCATATCCACTACTGATAAAGAGCTTGTGTTTGACCGCTTTAAACGGCTCACGCAAAAAAGAAAAAGTGTCAAAGGTACCGGTCTTGGTCTTGCAATAGCCAAGAGAGTTGTTGACCTTCACGGGGGCAGGGTGGGTGTAGAGGATGGTCCTGCCGGTGTAGGCAGCATATTCTGGGCAACCTTCAAAAAAGCCTAA
- a CDS encoding C39 family peptidase — MASTDYAGVPATYTSDNSTGTHRIILPVPYHNQGDTSWCLYYCLAMMADYNNRHIEPWMIASHFSSGNNETFSGQYNPFDHSLEDHMEENYSLVIRKRVWGNSLKQVDAESLNSVIKSNIDRGQPVLMAFQYNTPEGTKAGHAILAVGYDDSSIYISDPSGALTVDVFGKGGKYIAVPISWEEFNEQLAGNVRPSNMAFTIEVLDSAPASTPAGSVYLADYSDHGYSYLSFVNRTDSMDIGLLRLDGSRRGYYIARASDVSSYREPTLNDSMCVFFTVANPFPEEKTYVVVNELIRKDTGDSMKNFRCLMEMEAPAYGMASKGVNYSNQLGAVSPGAYSVVVTLLDSEMQEIASTSVDINIS, encoded by the coding sequence ATGGCATCAACAGACTATGCCGGCGTACCTGCCACATATACGAGTGACAACAGTACAGGGACGCATAGGATCATCCTGCCTGTGCCTTACCATAACCAGGGGGATACAAGCTGGTGCCTCTACTATTGCCTTGCAATGATGGCAGATTATAACAACAGGCATATAGAGCCGTGGATGATAGCGTCGCATTTCAGCTCCGGTAACAACGAAACTTTTTCAGGCCAATACAACCCTTTCGACCATTCGCTTGAGGATCACATGGAAGAGAACTATTCTCTCGTTATCAGAAAAAGGGTATGGGGTAACAGTCTAAAACAAGTGGATGCCGAAAGTCTTAACTCTGTGATAAAGAGTAACATTGACCGGGGTCAGCCTGTCCTCATGGCCTTCCAGTACAATACCCCGGAAGGCACAAAGGCGGGACATGCAATTCTTGCAGTGGGTTATGATGATAGTTCCATCTACATCAGCGACCCCAGCGGAGCCCTTACCGTGGATGTCTTTGGAAAGGGTGGGAAATACATTGCCGTACCCATAAGCTGGGAAGAGTTCAATGAACAGCTGGCGGGAAATGTAAGACCCTCCAACATGGCGTTCACCATAGAGGTACTTGACAGCGCGCCAGCCAGTACACCTGCCGGGTCGGTGTATCTGGCAGATTACAGTGATCACGGATATAGCTACCTTAGTTTTGTGAACAGGACGGACAGCATGGATATCGGCCTGCTGCGTCTTGACGGCAGCAGGAGAGGATACTATATTGCCCGTGCATCGGATGTATCCAGCTACCGGGAGCCCACTTTGAACGACAGCATGTGTGTCTTCTTTACTGTAGCTAACCCGTTTCCGGAAGAAAAGACTTATGTTGTTGTGAACGAGCTGATCCGGAAGGATACAGGGGACAGCATGAAAAACTTCCGTTGCCTTATGGAAATGGAGGCCCCTGCATATGGCATGGCTTCAAAGGGAGTGAACTATTCTAACCAGCTCGGCGCTGTCAGCCCGGGAGCTTATTCCGTTGTGGTGACCCTTCTTGACAGTGAGATGCAGGAGATTGCCTCAACATCCGTCGATATTAACATTTCCTGA
- a CDS encoding SemiSWEET transporter produces MIGYIAGTLTTIAFAPQLIKALKTKSTKDISLMMLLCSTTGMTFWLVHGLVINDYALIIANSISVILASALLFYKIKKDYFRKQTDII; encoded by the coding sequence ATGATAGGTTACATCGCAGGTACACTCACTACCATAGCTTTTGCTCCTCAGCTCATCAAAGCCCTTAAGACAAAATCCACAAAGGACATATCCTTAATGATGCTGTTATGCTCCACAACAGGCATGACCTTCTGGCTGGTCCACGGACTCGTCATCAATGATTACGCGCTGATAATCGCAAACAGCATTTCAGTTATACTGGCATCTGCTTTGCTCTTCTATAAGATCAAAAAGGACTACTTCAGAAAGCAAACAGATATAATCTGA
- a CDS encoding ferredoxin — MADKNIKVPENIPGPYYVDEECIACEVCVDTSPSNFKMTDDGTHAYVHKQPENDEEKAASDEAMASCPVDAIGDDG; from the coding sequence ATGGCTGATAAGAATATTAAAGTGCCCGAAAATATCCCGGGTCCGTATTATGTGGATGAAGAATGTATTGCGTGCGAAGTGTGTGTTGATACATCGCCTTCAAATTTCAAAATGACCGATGACGGAACACATGCATATGTTCACAAGCAACCGGAAAATGATGAGGAGAAAGCTGCCAGTGATGAAGCTATGGCAAGCTGTCCGGTAGATGCGATCGGGGATGACGGTTAA
- a CDS encoding cupredoxin domain-containing protein produces the protein MRKGIVISLAVLLVVFFAIGCTDTGTEDETNDTVVVPPTDNETTDQQEEPVTDDQAQEDQDVVDTTEVTVNEDGFSPETIRVMTGDTVTWTNTGQENATVTSDDDFFDSGILGPGETFSYTFDVAGTFDYGSEEDFLTSGTVIVEPGEEENAGTMNDNQTVTTVPAGNGTNVTAEDRGFNTTGEGDIVVESDQPTTTTITPDEEENDTL, from the coding sequence ATGCGAAAAGGAATAGTAATATCACTTGCTGTGCTACTGGTTGTGTTTTTCGCGATCGGTTGTACAGATACAGGAACTGAAGATGAGACAAATGACACGGTCGTTGTACCTCCTACTGACAACGAAACAACGGATCAGCAGGAGGAGCCTGTAACGGATGATCAGGCCCAGGAGGATCAGGACGTAGTCGATACCACTGAAGTGACTGTTAACGAGGACGGTTTCAGTCCGGAAACTATCAGAGTCATGACAGGAGATACCGTGACCTGGACAAATACAGGCCAGGAAAATGCTACAGTTACATCTGATGATGACTTCTTCGACTCAGGCATACTCGGCCCGGGAGAGACATTCAGCTACACGTTCGATGTAGCCGGAACCTTTGACTACGGTTCGGAGGAAGACTTCCTGACTTCAGGCACCGTGATCGTGGAGCCTGGAGAGGAGGAGAATGCAGGCACAATGAACGATAATCAGACCGTCACCACTGTTCCGGCAGGCAATGGAACCAATGTGACTGCTGAGGACAGGGGTTTTAATACTACCGGTGAGGGAGATATCGTAGTAGAGAGCGATCAGCCAACTACTACCACCATCACGCCGGATGAGGAAGAGAACGATACTCTCTGA
- a CDS encoding FprA family A-type flavoprotein → MERYTPEISDSIFWVGSKDWNRRMFDALIPLPDGTSYNAYLIKGSRGTALIDSVNPGFEGELLDKLRSLTDAEVLDYVIMNHAEPDHANAIKAVMDVSSEAKLVTTRKGARMAQVFYKIPEQRLVIVKDGDTLELGGRTLHFIEAPWLHWPETMFTYVEENKVLFPCDYFGAHTAAGFYDDEVENLIPVAKRYFGEIMMPFKGKGAQALERISGLDICMIAPSHGPIYRNPERILDMYRIWTAGETQEKAILVYASMWGATEKMIKAMAETLMSEGIQISYFNLLNSDIGDIARELVDSRAIVLGTPTVLGEMHPLAVYATHLVKILKPPLRYGAALSSYGWGGGAVRQLSEMLKPTKIEVVGAIEINGPASDEDFANIASLGKELAAKIRSSG, encoded by the coding sequence ATGGAACGTTATACACCGGAAATATCCGATAGTATCTTCTGGGTCGGTTCAAAAGACTGGAACCGGCGCATGTTCGACGCTTTAATACCGCTGCCTGATGGCACCAGCTACAATGCCTACCTTATAAAAGGAAGCAGGGGAACTGCGCTTATAGACAGCGTGAACCCGGGATTCGAGGGCGAGCTCCTGGATAAGCTACGCAGCCTCACTGATGCGGAAGTACTGGACTATGTAATAATGAACCATGCAGAGCCGGATCACGCCAATGCCATTAAGGCCGTGATGGATGTTTCCAGCGAAGCAAAACTCGTAACAACCCGAAAAGGGGCCAGAATGGCACAGGTGTTCTACAAGATACCCGAGCAGCGGCTGGTGATTGTAAAAGATGGCGATACGCTGGAGCTTGGTGGCAGGACACTGCATTTCATAGAAGCTCCCTGGCTGCACTGGCCCGAGACCATGTTCACCTACGTGGAGGAGAATAAGGTCCTGTTCCCATGCGACTACTTTGGTGCGCACACAGCAGCCGGTTTTTATGATGATGAAGTCGAAAACCTGATACCGGTAGCTAAAAGATACTTCGGTGAGATCATGATGCCCTTCAAAGGAAAGGGGGCGCAGGCCCTTGAGAGGATAAGCGGCCTGGATATCTGCATGATTGCCCCGAGCCATGGCCCTATATACAGGAATCCTGAAAGGATACTGGATATGTATCGCATATGGACTGCAGGGGAGACCCAGGAGAAAGCCATACTGGTGTATGCCAGCATGTGGGGTGCCACTGAAAAGATGATCAAGGCCATGGCTGAAACACTGATGTCCGAAGGGATACAGATAAGCTATTTCAACCTCCTCAACTCCGACATAGGTGATATCGCCAGGGAGCTTGTGGATTCCAGGGCTATCGTGCTTGGAACTCCCACGGTCCTTGGGGAGATGCATCCGCTTGCAGTCTATGCCACTCATCTTGTTAAGATCCTCAAGCCGCCTCTCCGGTATGGGGCAGCGCTCAGTTCCTACGGCTGGGGAGGAGGTGCTGTCAGGCAGCTATCGGAAATGCTCAAGCCAACAAAGATAGAGGTGGTGGGCGCGATAGAAATAAACGGCCCTGCCTCGGATGAGGACTTTGCCAACATTGCCAGTCTGGGGAAGGAACTTGCAGCTAAAATAAGGTCCTCCGGGTGA
- a CDS encoding spore germination protein GerW family protein translates to MGLEDLMREITKETESIVDTKTLIGDPVTSAGKTVMPIIRVSAGFGSAGGERDGQAGQMGFAAGGYAGVNMEPIGFVVISKDDVRLLTVSGRHTFSRIVDMVPEVVSRVKEGTEVSERAPGGERTGRSERSEGRREGFDESHREFSSRSMPEGGAGGGSQAIAGRAGAEVHRDEGSTGERTFPDESHKEFSSRSMPEGGAGGGSQAIAGRAGVESRSREGGTQEGSFPDESHREFSSRSMPEGGAGGGSQATAGRAGAESSRSRRRGSSREEEC, encoded by the coding sequence ATGGGATTAGAAGACCTCATGAGAGAGATCACCAAAGAGACTGAAAGTATCGTAGACACGAAAACACTTATAGGTGACCCAGTTACCTCCGCCGGGAAAACCGTGATGCCTATTATCAGAGTTTCTGCCGGTTTCGGAAGTGCCGGAGGGGAGCGTGACGGGCAGGCAGGCCAGATGGGATTCGCAGCCGGAGGCTACGCGGGAGTGAATATGGAGCCTATTGGCTTTGTTGTCATATCCAAGGACGATGTCCGCCTGCTGACAGTATCCGGAAGGCACACCTTCAGCCGGATAGTTGACATGGTGCCTGAAGTCGTGAGCAGGGTAAAGGAAGGCACCGAGGTGTCCGAAAGAGCGCCCGGGGGCGAAAGAACAGGCAGGAGCGAACGGTCCGAAGGAAGAAGAGAGGGCTTTGATGAAAGCCATCGGGAGTTCAGCAGCAGGTCCATGCCTGAAGGCGGAGCAGGCGGTGGCAGCCAGGCCATAGCAGGAAGAGCAGGGGCTGAAGTCCATCGTGATGAGGGCTCCACTGGCGAGAGAACATTTCCTGATGAGAGCCATAAGGAATTCAGCAGTCGGTCCATGCCTGAGGGTGGAGCCGGGGGAGGAAGCCAGGCCATTGCAGGAAGAGCAGGAGTAGAGAGCCGCTCAAGGGAAGGGGGTACGCAGGAAGGATCATTCCCTGATGAAAGCCACCGGGAGTTCAGCAGCAGATCCATGCCTGAAGGCGGAGCAGGCGGTGGCAGCCAGGCCACGGCTGGCAGGGCCGGAGCCGAGAGCAGCCGCTCCAGAAGAAGAGGTTCTTCCCGGGAAGAAGAATGCTGA
- a CDS encoding hemerythrin domain-containing protein yields MEKIYDILKQEHERVMQLFDEAISSNSKDVFMQLKSELDIHMTGEEKLYYPQLENKKEATEVTLEGYEEHHVAKMLLSELEKTPADDKRWLAKMKVLKETVEHHVKEEESEIFEKSRSVLSDSQAEEIASKYMDFKQQEQKS; encoded by the coding sequence ATGGAAAAGATATATGATATACTGAAGCAAGAACATGAGAGGGTCATGCAATTGTTCGATGAAGCGATAAGCAGCAATTCAAAGGATGTTTTCATGCAGCTCAAGTCGGAACTGGATATCCACATGACAGGGGAGGAAAAACTGTATTATCCTCAGCTTGAGAACAAGAAAGAGGCCACCGAAGTGACTCTTGAGGGTTATGAAGAGCACCATGTTGCTAAAATGTTGCTCTCCGAGCTCGAGAAGACTCCTGCGGATGATAAAAGATGGCTTGCCAAGATGAAGGTCCTGAAAGAGACAGTCGAGCACCATGTAAAGGAAGAAGAATCGGAGATATTCGAGAAATCCCGAAGCGTGCTGAGCGACTCACAGGCAGAGGAGATCGCAAGCAAGTATATGGATTTCAAGCAGCAGGAACAAAAAAGTTGA